The following DNA comes from Anopheles coustani chromosome 2, idAnoCousDA_361_x.2, whole genome shotgun sequence.
CGCCTTGCTGGGATTGCGAATGATGGTGCTGTCGCCTTGACGTGGATGCACTACTCTCATATCGATCGTAATCGGTCCGTTTTTTGGAAGGCTTTGCTGACCGGTTACGCTGACCACTACTGCGCTGGCAGTGACTCTTCGAGCGGGGCAAAGAATCTTGGAAATCTCCCTCGAATCGTACCTCCTTCTTGATCACtataaagaaagaaagtgaagGCGCAGGTAAGGATAGTTCATTGATTTTATTGCCAGAACTATTTAACTGGTACGTACCGATTGGCGGAGGCGTAGGAAGCTCCACCACCGAATGGGATGCATCCGAAGCGTTTTGGTTCTGCTCATCCGCATCGTGTCCTAACGTGACGTTTGTGCTACCCCCCATTGTCGTTGGGCTGTTGGAGCTGCTGAAGCTTGGCGATCCCACCTGCACACAGCGGTTCAACTCCGGCATTGAAGAGGTCAGTATCTGAGCTCCAACCGGAGATGATGGGGCTCCCGATTGTGTCTTGCCGGTGGTGGAATTTGTAGCCATGACTGTGGTGATCGTTTCACTACCCGTCCGTTCCGTCTGCCAGTGTTGCTCGAGACTAAGGGAAAGGTCGGTCAGGTCGAGCGGTTGCCGGCTGCGATCTTTGTGCAATAATCGGTTCAATTCTGGTGAACACTGCGGGATGCGATGACGGTTTGTATCGCCGACAACGGCTGGAACCATAAGCCGATCGCTGCTGGCGCGACTACCATGACTTTGTACTTCGTGCTCGTTGGCCGTGGCCGACTCGGTGGcaatggtgttggtggtggtggcaagaGTGGCGCTGGTGTTGCCCGTAGCCGCCGACAACGACGTGGTAATGCTGGTTGCTGCTGTGTAGCAGGAAAGGGTCATCTCGTCGTTACCGTTGCCATCGGTGAAGTTCTGATCGACCCCACTCCCGACCGCCGAATGTTCTGTGTGCGATGGTGAGTCACGCCGATCATGGTGGCTTCCTTCGGGGCTCCTTAGAGGCTCGGGAGACTTTGGCAGCGATGGCGAAGAGCGGTACGCTTTGGTCGAGCCAGTGTGCTCGTATTCATGGCCGTCCTGCTGATCCTGCTGTTCGGTGTTTCTCGCGCTGCGTAAATGTCCGTGCATCAGGGCAGCTGCAGCCGGTAAGGACCCATCGGATGGTGTCGGTGGTTCTCCCTTGCTGCACGCTATTGAACAGTAAATCTCACCACGTCGCGGTAAAAACGGGCGACCCAGCAACGAACAACGGCACGTACTGCAGGCGAAACACTGATCCGTCGCGTGCCAGTGCTGGCCGTCATGGCTCATCTGACCCTGGTCTACCCCGATCGGCTCGCTACAGTAGTCACAGTACTCGGCAAACATGGCATCGAAGCAATGTAGACAGTACGGTTTGCCATCCCGCATAATGTACCTTTTATAGGAAGAATCAACAAACAACGATTAGAAAAAGCCGCATTGTGGGTAAATTATCCAGTCCCTACCTCTGTCCACCAAGCTGCTTGTCACACTCGAAGCAGGCGAAATGTTTGATATGCCACGCTCTGCCTTCTGCTTCGGTGCATTCGTCGGCCAGAATAATCTGAAAATCGAGAGAGAGGAAATGATAGAAAAATGTGCTGGTAATTGGCCACAAACATCTTTGTCCGAAACTTACCTCATCGCAAGCGGAACAGCGCGGCTTCAGCGTTTCAGCATGATGGCGTCCACAGTAGAGTCGGTTCTCCCGGTGGAAGTAGATCAGATCGACGAGCAGCTCCTTACAGACACAGCAGGCAAAGCAAGCCGGATGCCAGCAGGTGTTCGGTTCGAAGCGGGACGCAAATACCATCATGTCACCGGAGGAAGCACATTCACCGCACTGCGAAAAGAAAGGTCGATCAGATTTATTACGTTCAACGGCAGGACTTTGGTCTGGCCCGACCTATCTACTTACCCGTTCGCAAATCAACGTGGTCGTTATCTGTTTGACTGTGCCGCGTCCCAACGCTTCCCGTTTGCGCTGGGCAGAAAAGAGTTTCAACTCCTTCCGTTCCTCGTCGGTTAGCGAATGGCAATAGCGGACCTAAAATTGAACACAAGAAAGCTTCATTGTTAAGACTGCAAGGCAAGGCAAGGGGACCAACCAAACTATTCACCTCGTTATCGTGCGGTGGAAGCTGTTGGAGCAGCTGCCGAACCCGGTGCCTTTCGCCTATGCTGTTCACATACGGGACCTTATCCTCCGGGATGGCGGAGAAGTAAAGATGAACCTACAATAAacggttgaagaaaaaaaaaaacgggattAATTAATAGGTCCAATGTACAGCATTTTATCAACAGTTAGTGTGGTTTCCAGCTACAAAAGGATAATGAAAGCTGCTCCCCGAGTGTACGAACGGACAGGAAGTTGTTGCAACGGTTCCGCTTGTCTTTTTACTCGACTCGGCCGAGGCAAACAGGACTAGATAATCGAAAAGTGATCGGggcaaaacagaaataaaaaccaggTACGAGTAAAGACCTTTCAATATTGCAGGAAGCAGACACAAATTTCAATGGAGGAAGAAGCAAGGGCCATGATGATAGACTTGATGAAGTCGGGAGTAATTTCTCGTTCCCGGCAGGGACGAAGGGAAAAACGAAGGGCAGCACGCGCATAGGTATTTGCTGCCGTTATGTGCATTTGCATTCGAATTATGCTGCTTTATCGTCGCCATGTTATGCCATGGGTCGAGACGAGCAagcatattttccattcattcgtGCACCCTGTCCTGCCGCCACCAGCCGCCCATTACCGCAAGTACCCGTtctttggtgttgtttttatttattaactaTTCATTTGATTTGCTCCGCCGAAGACGCTTAACACTCGGGAGGCGGGAACCGATCCTGATTGCGTGCATTCCCGCCGCCTGTTCCTACTAATCGAAACACATTCGAAATGATTAGACCAGTGTTACCGGGGCCTTTGCTGGGTTTGTCTCACGAAACCACCGAGGAAAGCGGCCTCTGTTGTTGTAATCTGTAGTGCGCGTTTGAAAAAgttgaaacataaataaagaaTCGCGTGCCTTTAGCTGGTCGGTCCGCCGACTCTCGTGATTACGATCAGTTCCCGATCGAAGCTCCAAATCGGGAGCCGTTTCGGAGGTCGTTTCGCTCCGTGTCTCTCACTCGTTCGCTAGATCGGTGCGATCGATAGGTTGGTGGCCAACCCGGCACACCGGCACCGGAAGCAGGTGATATCCATTACCGAAGGGCGCGAAGGCGCAACTACCTGGCCAGTGGCACGGGGCGACAACTCTGCTTCCCCGAGGGCTGACTCCCGTGTGTGCCGAGACGGTAGCAATAACACTTATCTGACGTCTGGGTTGTAATTAGTGTGGGTCCTAGAAGGGGAGGTAGGTCTTGCAACATGCAAGATGCAAAAACTGGATTTATAATTTCCCCTCGATCCGCTCCCGCGCGCCCTCCTCCGACACACGCTAATGCACACTCCCGGAGAGGTGAATGCACCGGTCGTGCCATCGGTGTATGTGCACTTGTGAAGTAAATCCAGCGTGAAGTGTCGCAGCAACACACACTTTGGTCCGGGAGCCGTTGTGTTCCGCCGGCACAGAACACAGTTGTCCCCAACATTCGACTTCGAACGGAACATTCGATCGCGATTTTATCACGAAAGATGTTCGCTTTTTTCACGAGGGCGTAAAACGTTTGATCGGAAAAGATACAAAGAGCCGGTTCAGGAATGGCACACGGTTGGATGGAATAAAATGCGTCACCATTTAGCCAATATGGAGATAACATTCCATGGAATTGCTTCATTGCCGCCGAAGGTTCTTGATCTTTTAATTGTGCGATCGAGGTATTTATACCGGATTAAATCTTAATTTAGTGGCAATCGAGTCGATAAAACCACTCTAAGAACCTTTAGTTGAAATCGAATCGCTATTCCGATGATCCTACAGTTCTTTGCGGCGAAAGTTTCCCATCGTACCACTGTTAACTTCATCTCTTCAGGGTGTTTTCGTCGGGTAATTCCTAACTTTTTTCAGTTACTCATAATTTTACACCCCAGCAGAGTATTTATTACGTTGCCGAACTAGTTTCTTGGGTTGTATATTATTTGGTTGTTCTCCGGTCTACTTCATTCTCTTCGTCTTCCCGCTCGCGTACACTTTCTTTGTGCTATGGCGCTTTGGCGTACCATTTTCATCCGCGGCCATTGCATTGCAGTCTTCTTATTTATTATCTTCGGGGGTAAGAGTACGACCGAGTCGGTCCAAGATGGAAGGAAGGTCCTATCGAACCGCAAAGGCTGCGCGCGGCTCGAGCACGTCGCGTTTGCAGTGTGTAATTATGAAATTCCATCGGCATCGTCGAGTTCACGAGTGCGAAAACCGATCATCTTtccccaccatcatcatcatcatcattgagCGGTAGCATAAGACAGCCTTGCAGTATACAAAGCGACGTTAAGCCTACTTAGTTCAAGCGAATTTTTGTTAGAATTCAAGtgttaatgtttaaaaatctTCTATCAAGTAATGTGGAGTAAGAATTATTGTCCTACATTGAGAAAGGGATGTTGTTAAGTAGTCGAGGGTTGATTTGAAAGTAAGATATGTAGGTGAAACCTTTGGAACGTACCTGATCCGGTCGTAGTCCTGGCGGAACCCAGGTGTACTCTTCAAGCGCGCAGCCACTATCGTCGTCCGATTGTGAGTAGTTATGGCCTCCCATGCCTCCTCCACCCGctcctcctgctcctccaCCCGGTCCAGGTCCTCCGTTGACCACTGCTGCTCCAACAACACCAACCACTCCACCGTTTGCACCGCTTGGGCCTGTGCTGCCTCCAAGAGTTGGTGGACCGGCCGTACCAGGGCCGAGCAGGTGCACCGCTGCTTGCTGGGGATGCACCGGGAAGGGTGGCAATTGATGGGGGATCGAGGGTCCGATTAGCGCGGCCTGGGCCGAGGCGGGCGAGTGATACGGATGGTGGGAAGGCGGCACGATTGAAGGGTatggttgttgctgctggtggtggtggaagatCGCGCGGGACGAGGGAGCGCCACAAGAGGTCGTTGCGGGCGGCAATCCGTCCGGGAGCTGCTGGGACTGAGGTTGTAGCGGTGGCAGCATATAGCAGTCCGCCGAACCCGGACCGTTCGACAGGGAAAGGGTCATGCCGGCCGTTTGCTGCGAAAGGCCTCCCATTCCTCCGGGCAACGATTGTGGACCGGGTTGATGCTGGTAGTGGATGGGTTggggtggtgggggtggtTTTTCATCGTACAGGGGTGGCGACTGAGGACTACGCAGCGGACTTCGCCCGACATCGTACAGATAAgtttgctgctgatgctgctgcgactgatgatggtgttgatgCAGATGATGATTGTGCTGGCGATGATGATCCAGCGATtgttgctgatgatgctgcAGCAGGAGCGGATGCTGCGGGTTTGTCGGGTGCGGACCCGCCAGGGGCTGCTGCATTTGAGGATGCGATTTTTGGTATGGATATGACATTTGTACTGATGAGGTCAACCtgaaacaataaaagaaaaacgaaaatccaAAATAAGTATTCTGTTTTTCACAAGTTCTTCCAAACATGTTTGTTGAAAAGAATTTAAACTGTACTCTAAAGGGAACCAGAGCTTCAAACCTTCACTTTTTTACACAAAATAACCTCTCACATATTCGAAATGGTTGCTCCAACCAGTTTTACAGTATTGGTAAGTTGGTGGATAATTATTTCATCACTGATTCAATCCGAAATCGATTGCTGATAGCCGGAGTCCCGTTTATCCCGTCATGTAACATTTTGCAACCTCGATTCCAAATCCAATTATATCCTTTGCgtccaataaaaaaaaacaatccaaaatTCCTGTTGGATTGAACGATCAGGAACATGTCGATAAAAATACCTTCTTTAACGCTAATTGTCTTCTCAATTAAGAAATCGGCACTGCACATATGAGGGTTTGACGAAATCCGGATTCCACCGTAACCCTACAACACTCCACTGCGTGCTAAAGCCGAAAAAGGGCAATTTCACACACATCAAACCGAGTATTCAATTCAACTCAGCTGTGGATTTTCGATGGAACTCGATTGTAAAACGTGAATGCCGTCCGGGCCTGGTCCGCGAGCCTTTCACTGCACGGAATAAACCGTTTCGCAACTCCTCAGGCGCTCACTTTAATTAAATTCGAGCGTCAGGAAATTAAAAGCCATACGGTTAAGACGGAATATCGTAGGTCTCTGCCGGCGGCGCCTTACCTTGATCGTGAGGTTTACGACGAGTTTCGGCGAGGTTTCTCAAGGACCAGGACGCCACCTCTACGAACGTTACTCGATTTCGAATTGATTACCTATGGTTCGGTGGAGTTGTTTTTCGTTGGTGTGTGACTCATCTTCTTTGttgccgatgttgttggaacctAACGAGGTGCAAATGACCTGCAAACCTTGACAGTTTAACATAatttggaatcacaaacttaAGTCTGTTCTTGAAAGAAACCCAAAACATTCTCAGTGAAGATGGTCAAAACAAACTGAGATTAAAAGACTTTCTTCCTGTGTTTAACCACAACACTTATGGGGGATAAAGATTCGTGTCCGAACAGACAAATTACATGacgtttattttcatttgtagGACAATTTAATGTTACCCATACATATCGATGATTCCAATCTTACAAAACTACGGAGCAAAAATCCAACGAATCGAAAGAAACGGTGAAGAGaataaagcaaaaccaaacgaacgGTGCAGTCTCACAACATTAAATTGGTCAATTTTCTCCCCGATTTTGAATATTCTCCTTTTCGGCCAgtatcacttttttttctgcccctcaaacgaagaaaagcgcgaaacgaaaacaatgcaCCGCAGGTTGTGGATTGCGCGGGAAACGGAgacagaaaatttaaatttttcgtaATCACCATCATTTACTCCCGGGGAGAACAGAACTCGTGGAGAACTGCCTTTTGCGCAACCCCGAAACGCACCGCGTGTGAACGGAACTCTTGTAATTTCACCGTGGAAACGCGCGATAttgcgaaggaaaaataatttgcCACCAGGGGAAAGGGCACAGCATTGCTAAAAAAATGTTGCCAGGGGTTGTGTGAGATGTCTTTAATGATTTTCTTCGGGCAATGCAGTGCGCCAGAATTAACCTCCCTCCGATGTCATTTGCATGTACCCAACGAAATTCGCAACACCCACGGGTTGTCCCGGGGTTGGGGAAAATCCGGAACATTTCcctccgtttgtttttccagttTCGATTCCACGTAGCATGGAGTCTTTCTCCTGCCGCGCGATGTTCATTAGTTTCGTTCCCGGGAGTCGCCCGTCGTGGTTGGAAAATGACCACAAATATTTACTCACTCATTGTTGTGCGGACCGGCGGTTCGGGTCCCGTTGGAAGCTGGCGTGCTGGCTGCTAACGACCCGGTTCCTCTTTCTCCTGCTCCTCCAGGTCCACTTCCACCGGTCGTGGAGGTATTGGGTGGAGAACGACGTGCCGGGAGGTTCGGAAACGACGTcatcgtcgacgacgacgtggatgatgatgatggattgCTGGCGGCACtaatttgttgttgctggtggtgctggtggtggctgGTGGCCAAGGTACCGTTGAAGGGAAGTTCCCCCCGGGAGCTTGCGTCGTCGCCGTCCGGTTGGTCAAAGTTAAGCAAACGTAACTCCTCTCCACTCAGATGGAAGGTTCGTCTCATGCCGGGCCGATGGCATTCCAGacgatggtgctgctgctgctgttgctgttgttgctgctgctggtcatCATGTTCGTTCTGTGGCGACGGTTGACGCGCGTCCACGTTGATGCCACTGTCCGAGCGTTGCTCGTCCGCTTCCACCTCCTCCAGCAGCTCGCCCTCGATCGACGGCGCGTTACCCAAAAGGAACGATTCGTCCAGCACGGTGACGCGCTTCCGCAGGATTCCCGTCACCGGTGCGGCCGCCGGTGATGGTTGGCGGCGGTCGCCCGGGGACGCCATCACCGAGCAGGGCATGGCCAGGTTGGAGCGTGAGGATGCCGACTTTATGACCGGCGACCCTTTGCGGAATCGAAATCCATCATCCGGGAGCACCGAGGACGACGGCGGTGGGACTGGTCGATAATGGGCGgacggtgtttgttttttcgtcgGCAAGCCATCCCCTCGCCCACCGgtagcaccaccaccaccaccctccgCGGTGACGGCCATCTGTTTTGCGCTCGCCGCTGCCAGACGCTCCGAGGCGGCTTTGCCGTAGATTTGGCGATAATACTTCTCCTGATTGCCTCCGTACAGAAAGCACACCTTCCACCACTGCTTGGTGAGGGCGGTGCCGCTTCctcccacaccaccaccaccaccaccaccgccgtttGCATTGTTACTGCTTGCAGACGCCCTCGCACCGCTTGGCGACGCTTTCGTCGGGCTTTCGCCGCCGGCTGTCATTCTTCGATCTTCGCCACTAAAAACACCGAAACTCGAGCAAGGGGTTTGGATGTAAACACTCAGGAAATCATCACGCTTTTAGAGGATTTTCCCACCACGCGCGATTCCAGTTGCACTCGGCGTTTGTCTCtcggggttcgtcgcttcgcCACCTCGACGAAGTCTATCGTTTGAGAG
Coding sequences within:
- the LOC131263582 gene encoding protein prickle-like, which codes for MTAGGESPTKASPSGARASASSNNANGGGGGGGGVGGSGTALTKQWWKVCFLYGGNQEKYYRQIYGKAASERLAAASAKQMAVTAEGGGGGATGGRGDGLPTKKQTPSAHYRPVPPPSSSVLPDDGFRFRKGSPVIKSASSRSNLAMPCSVMASPGDRRQPSPAAAPVTGILRKRVTVLDESFLLGNAPSIEGELLEEVEADEQRSDSGINVDARQPSPQNEHDDQQQQQQQQQQQHHRLECHRPGMRRTFHLSGEELRLLNFDQPDGDDASSRGELPFNGTLATSHHQHHQQQQISAASNPSSSSTSSSTMTSFPNLPARRSPPNTSTTGGSGPGGAGERGTGSLAASTPASNGTRTAGPHNNELTSSVQMSYPYQKSHPQMQQPLAGPHPTNPQHPLLLQHHQQQSLDHHRQHNHHLHQHHHQSQQHQQQTYLYDVGRSPLRSPQSPPLYDEKPPPPPQPIHYQHQPGPQSLPGGMGGLSQQTAGMTLSLSNGPGSADCYMLPPLQPQSQQLPDGLPPATTSCGAPSSRAIFHHHQQQQPYPSIVPPSHHPYHSPASAQAALIGPSIPHQLPPFPVHPQQAAVHLLGPGTAGPPTLGGSTGPSGANGGVVGVVGAAVVNGGPGPGGGAGGAGGGGMGGHNYSQSDDDSGCALEEYTWVPPGLRPDQVHLYFSAIPEDKVPYVNSIGERHRVRQLLQQLPPHDNEVRYCHSLTDEERKELKLFSAQRKREALGRGTVKQITTTLICERCGECASSGDMMVFASRFEPNTCWHPACFACCVCKELLVDLIYFHRENRLYCGRHHAETLKPRCSACDEIILADECTEAEGRAWHIKHFACFECDKQLGGQRYIMRDGKPYCLHCFDAMFAEYCDYCSEPIGVDQGQMSHDGQHWHATDQCFACSTCRCSLLGRPFLPRRGEIYCSIACSKGEPPTPSDGSLPAAAALMHGHLRSARNTEQQDQQDGHEYEHTGSTKAYRSSPSLPKSPEPLRSPEGSHHDRRDSPSHTEHSAVGSGVDQNFTDGNGNDEMTLSCYTAATSITTSLSAATGNTSATLATTTNTIATESATANEHEVQSHGSRASSDRLMVPAVVGDTNRHRIPQCSPELNRLLHKDRSRQPLDLTDLSLSLEQHWQTERTGSETITTVMATNSTTGKTQSGAPSSPVGAQILTSSMPELNRCVQVGSPSFSSSNSPTTMGGSTNVTLGHDADEQNQNASDASHSVVELPTPPPIVIKKEVRFEGDFQDSLPRSKSHCQRSSGQRNRSAKPSKKRTDYDRYESSASTSRRQHHHSQSQQGDRHDRHDRHGSSSTRRSPRRRRHTASQRNYASDDDELAEDETDKYRHRHHASHREQQRPVDDSDTRSICSTCSSSSSSADDDVYELPLRRTSYGGTRIHYMPNNSLVCARKRKQLQTATTGGIGGQHYEKDNKNCIIS